One Panicum virgatum strain AP13 chromosome 3N, P.virgatum_v5, whole genome shotgun sequence DNA segment encodes these proteins:
- the LOC120666534 gene encoding zinc finger MYM-type protein 1-like — METVTSEELRLYKIRLTYSIRCLKFLLHQGLAFRGHDETEESSNRGNFLELLKWLASNNEEVDKYVLKNAPGNCTLTCPDIQKQIIQCCAIETRNKIIEELGDDHFAILADESSDVSHKEQLAVCLRFIDKSARPCEHFLGVVHVSDTTSLSLKEAIQSLLTRHHLTLSQIRGQGYDGASNMKGEIKGLKTLIMKESPSAYYIHCFAHQLQLVLVAVAKGNNDCVWFFDQVSLLLNIVGVSSKRHDMIRNINLQNILKAIECGELQTGKGLNQEKGLARPGETRWGSHYKTVLNIICLYPTIRDVLISLGEDNSQRGDWPKIHIMVGVLESFDFVFSAHLMFTILGYTNELSECLQRRDQDIINAISLVTVAKNRMQQLRADGWTAFLQKVTLFCNKFGIHVPAMEDVYVPYGRSRRFVPNQTNDDHFRREVYIGVIDQISQELDTRFDEVNMELLSCMAALNPSNLFASFDSNKLLRLAEFYPDDIPSNAFQRLEMQLDNYIDDLRKDDSFKDLNNLVDLSVKLVETQRDKVYDLIYLLLKLVLILPVATASVERAFSAMNSVKNKSRNRLSDSVLDAILCTYIEREVFLKVNEDDILETFMAIRKRRPDKK; from the exons ATGGAGACGGTGACTAGTGAGGAATTAAGGCTTTACAAGATCAGATTAACTTATTCAATTAGATGCTTGAAGTTTCTTTTGCATCAAGGATTGGCATTTCGTGGGCATGATGAAACTGAAGAGTCTAGCAACAGAGGGAATTTTCTTGAACTTTTGAAATGGCTTGCATCAAACAATGAAGAGGTGGATAAGTATGTTTTAAAGAATGCTCCAGGTAATTGTACCTTGACTTGCCCAGATATACAGAAGCAAATTATTCAATGCTGTGCCATAGAAACTAGAAATAAAATTATTGAAGAACTTGGTGATGACCACTTTGCAATTCTAGCTGATGAGTCAAGTGATGTATCACACAAAGAACAACTAGCTGTTTGCTTGCGTTTTATTGATAAATCGGCAAGACCTTGTGAACACTTTCTTGGAGTTGTGCATGTGTCTGATACTACTTCTTTATCACTTAAGGAAGCAATTCAGTCTTTACTTACTAGACATCATTTGACTCTATCTCAAATCCGTGGTCAAGGCTATGATGGGGCTAGTAACATGAAAGGAGAGATTAAAGGGTTGAAAACATTGATCATGAAAGAGTCACCATCAGCTTATTATATTCATTGTTTTGCACATCAACTCCAGTTAGTTCTTGTTGCTGTTGCCAAGGGAAACAATGATTGTGTGTGGTTTTTTGATCAAGTATCTCTATTGCTGAATATTGTTGGGGTTTCTAGTAAGCGTCATGACATGATTCGAAATATTAATCTCCAAAATATCTTGAAAGCAATTGAATGTGGTGAACTACAAACTGGAAAGGGGTTAAATCAAGAGAAAGGTTTAGCTAGGCCTGGTGAGACTCGATGGGGCTCTCATTACAAAACGGTTCTCAATATTATTTGTCTGTATCCAACAATCCGTGATGTACTCATAAGTCTTGGGGAAGATAATTCACAGAGGGGTGATTGGCCGAAAATACACATTATGGTTGGGGTGTTGGAGTCATTTGACTTTGTCTTTAGTGCACACTTGATGTTTACAATTCTTGGATACACAAATGAGTTGTCAGAGTGTTTGCAAAGAAGAGACCAAGATATTATCAATGCAATTTCACTTGTCACTGTGGCAAAGAATAGAATGCAGCAATTGAGGGCTGATGGGTGGACTGCATTCCTCCAAAAAGTCACTTTGTTTTGCAATAAATTTGGCATCCATGTTCCTGCAATGGAGGATGTATATGTTCCTTATGGAAGATCAAGACGGTTTGTTCCAAACCAAACAAATGATGATCATTTTAGAAGAGAAGTATATATTGGTGTTATTGATCAAATTAGTCAAGAGCTTGATACTCGATTTGATGAGGTTAATATGGAGTTGCTTTCTTGTATGGCAGCATTGAATCCTTCCAACTTATTTGCTTCATTTGATTCCAATAAG CTACTTAGGCTTGCTGAATTTTACCCTGATGATATTCCAAGCAATGCCTTTCAAAGACTTGAAATGCAACTTGATAACTATATTGATGACTTGAGAAAAGATGATAGCTTCAAAGACCTAAATAATCTTGTTGACCTCTCGGTTAAGCTTGTAGAAACACAAAGGGACAAAGTTTATGATTTGATATATTTGCTTCTCAAGTTGGTATTGATTCTACCGGTGGCAACGGCAAGTGTTGAAAGAGCATTTTCAGCAATGAACTCAGTGAAGAACAAGTCAAGAAATAGACTGAGTGATAGTGTTTTGGATGCTATCCTATGCACCTATATTGAGCGAGAAGTTTTCTTGAAAGTGAATGAAGATGATATATTGGAGACTTTTATGGCCATAAGAAAGCGTAGACCCGACAAGAAATAG
- the LOC120667983 gene encoding uncharacterized protein LOC120667983 has protein sequence MPLEAIMSEHLERSSNLHVIHLSHCSFSFSSPPFLSCSDLRFLLLDHCKDKDDAQKYHGEEKECHLHSQCHSQDGGACFQNLWVLDLSYTDWYCLLSKDMLDLMANLRELNVKGVSNRSMSHLHHCSGAGSNSRRLLKLRVVAEPNNEDENNGVDGGKNQEVSPVVASFPDLSSWHILKTIVLDGCGDLEQVGCNALPLSLESFSLISNVPSKVKKISFQGHTKLKILVLRGLFDILVELDMSGTAIKTLDLSEVQAKSLRRLFLLGCEKLNAILWQWMEEDEMMWLEALCIDTTTQAASTWNR, from the coding sequence ATGCCACTAGAAGCTATCATGTCTGAACATTTAGAAAGGAGTAGTAATCTGCATGTGATACATCTCTCCCACTGCAGCTTCAGTTTTTCATCTCCTCCCTTCCTGAGCTGCAGTGACCTAAGATTCCTCCTGCTTGATCACTGCAAAGATAAGGATGATGCACAAAAATACCATGGTGAAGAAAAGGAGTGTCATCTTCATAGCCAGTGCCACAGCCAAGACGGTGGAGCATGCTTCCAGAATCTTTGGGTGCTAGATCTGAGTTATACGGACTGGTACTGTCTACTGTCGAAAGACATGCTAGATTTGATGGCTAACCTCAGGGAGCTGAATGTGAAAGGAGTTAGTAATCGGAGCATGAGCCATCTACATCATTGCAGTGGTGCTGGAAGCAACAGTCGTAGACTGCTCAAACTCCGAGTGGTAGCCGAGCCAAATAATGAGGATGAGAACAACGGCGTTGATGGTGGCAAAAATCAAGAGGTATCTCCAGTGGTAGCATCATTCCCAGACCTATCAAGCTGGCACATCCTCAAGACAATCGTCCTTGATGGTTGTGGTGACCTAGAGCAAGTTGGCTGCAATGCCCTGCCCCTGTCACTAGAGTCGTTTAGCCTCATAAGCAATGTGCCCAGTAAGGTAAAGAAAATCTCCTTCCAGGGGCACACCAAACTAAAGATCTTAGTACTGAGAGGATTGTTTGATATCCTTGTGGAGCTGGACATGTCTGGTACAGCAATCAAAACCCTTGACCTCAGTGAAGTGCAGGCCAAATCCCTCAGGCGACTCTTTTTGCTAGGATGTGAGAAGCTCAATGCAATACTATGGCAATGGATGGAGGAAGATGAGATGATGTGGCTAGAGGCATTGTGCATTGACACCACCACCCAAGCAGCATCAACATGGAACAGGTGA